In Asanoa sp. WMMD1127, one genomic interval encodes:
- the aceE gene encoding pyruvate dehydrogenase (acetyl-transferring), homodimeric type, producing MATERKRPVISDGLPSQLPDVDPEETAEWVESLDGVIDAGGAKRARYVMLRLLERARERNVGVPPLTTTDYINTIPPEREPWFPGDEFVERRIRAYIRWNAAMLVHRAQRPEIGVGGHISTYASAAALYEVGFNHFFRGKSHPGGGDHIFYQGHASPGMYARAFLEGRLSEERLDGFRQELSHAGLGGGLPSYPHPRLMPDFWEFPTVSMGLGGLNAIYQARFNRYLQHRGIKDTSDQHVWAFLGDGEMDEPESLGAIGVAAREELDNLTFVINCNLQRLDGPVRGNGKVIQELEAFFRGAGWNVIKVVWGREWDPLLAADADGALVNLMNSTPDGDYQTYKAESGAYVREHFFGRDARTRKMVEGMSDDEIWNLKRGGHDYRKIYAAYKAATEHTGQPTVILAKTIKGWTLGSSFEGRNATHQMKKLTLDDLKTFRDRLYLDVSDQQLEENPYLPPYVQPKKEELEYLHERRRALGGYLPSRNTKVIPLQIPGSERFADVKRGSGKQKVATTMAFVRLLKDVMKDREFGKRWVPIIPDEARTFGMDSLFPTQKIYSPHGQNYTPVDRELFLSYKEATGGQILHEGINEAGSVASFTAAGSSYATHGEPMIPLYIFYSMFGFQRTGDGFWAAADQMTRGFVLGATAGRTTLNGEGLQHEDGHSHLIAATNPAVVAWDPAFAFEIAHIVERGLHRMYGEEQENVFYYLTVYNEPILQPAEPVDLDVEGLLRGMYRYSPAPTVEGGGIKANILASGTGMQWALKAQQLLAQDWGVAADVWSVTSWTELRRDAVQAEEYNLLHPGAEPRVPYVRRKLAGAEGPVVAVSDFMRAVPDLISRWVPGDWTSLGTDGFGLSDTRHALRRHFHVDAESVAVATLRQLAVRGEIAPAVPVEAARKYAIDDVNAAPVGETGGDS from the coding sequence GTGGCTACGGAACGCAAGCGCCCGGTGATCAGTGACGGCCTGCCGAGCCAGCTTCCGGACGTCGACCCCGAGGAAACCGCCGAATGGGTCGAGTCGCTCGACGGAGTCATCGACGCGGGTGGCGCCAAGCGCGCCCGCTATGTGATGTTGCGGTTGCTGGAGCGGGCGCGCGAGCGCAACGTCGGCGTCCCACCGCTGACCACCACCGACTACATCAACACGATTCCGCCGGAGCGTGAGCCCTGGTTCCCGGGCGACGAGTTCGTCGAGCGGCGGATCCGCGCCTACATCCGCTGGAACGCCGCGATGCTGGTGCACCGCGCCCAGCGCCCCGAGATCGGCGTCGGCGGCCACATCTCGACCTACGCCAGCGCCGCGGCGCTCTACGAGGTCGGCTTCAACCACTTCTTCCGGGGCAAGAGCCACCCGGGCGGTGGGGACCACATCTTCTACCAGGGCCACGCGTCGCCCGGCATGTACGCGCGCGCGTTCCTCGAGGGTCGCCTGTCCGAGGAGCGGCTCGACGGCTTCCGTCAGGAGCTGTCCCACGCCGGGCTCGGTGGCGGCCTGCCGTCCTACCCGCACCCGCGGCTCATGCCGGACTTCTGGGAGTTCCCGACGGTCTCGATGGGCCTCGGCGGGCTCAACGCGATCTACCAGGCCCGGTTCAACCGCTACCTGCAGCACCGGGGCATCAAGGACACCTCCGACCAGCACGTATGGGCGTTCCTGGGCGACGGCGAGATGGACGAGCCCGAGTCGCTCGGCGCGATCGGCGTCGCGGCCCGCGAGGAGCTCGACAACCTGACCTTCGTGATCAACTGCAACCTGCAGCGGCTCGACGGCCCGGTGCGCGGCAACGGCAAGGTCATCCAGGAGCTGGAGGCGTTCTTCCGCGGCGCCGGCTGGAACGTGATCAAGGTCGTCTGGGGCCGCGAGTGGGACCCGCTGCTCGCCGCCGACGCCGACGGCGCGCTGGTCAACCTCATGAACAGCACCCCGGACGGCGACTACCAGACCTACAAGGCGGAGTCCGGCGCGTACGTCCGTGAGCACTTCTTCGGCCGCGACGCGCGTACCCGCAAGATGGTCGAAGGCATGTCCGACGACGAGATCTGGAACCTCAAGCGCGGCGGGCACGACTACCGCAAGATCTACGCGGCGTACAAGGCGGCCACCGAGCACACCGGCCAGCCGACGGTCATCCTCGCCAAGACGATCAAGGGCTGGACGCTCGGCTCGTCGTTCGAGGGCCGCAACGCCACGCACCAGATGAAGAAGCTGACGCTGGACGACCTCAAGACGTTCCGCGACCGGCTCTACCTCGACGTCTCCGACCAGCAGCTCGAGGAGAACCCCTACCTCCCGCCGTACGTCCAGCCGAAGAAGGAGGAGCTCGAATACCTCCACGAGCGGCGGCGCGCGCTCGGCGGCTACCTGCCGTCGCGCAACACCAAGGTGATCCCGCTGCAGATCCCGGGCAGCGAGCGCTTCGCCGACGTCAAGCGCGGGTCGGGCAAGCAGAAGGTCGCCACCACCATGGCCTTCGTACGCCTCCTCAAGGACGTCATGAAGGACCGCGAGTTCGGCAAGCGCTGGGTGCCGATCATCCCGGACGAGGCGCGCACCTTCGGCATGGACTCGCTGTTCCCGACGCAGAAGATCTACTCGCCGCACGGGCAGAACTACACGCCGGTCGACCGGGAGCTGTTCCTGTCCTACAAGGAGGCCACCGGCGGCCAGATCCTGCACGAGGGCATCAACGAGGCCGGCTCGGTCGCGTCGTTCACCGCCGCGGGCAGCTCCTACGCCACCCACGGCGAGCCGATGATCCCGCTCTACATCTTCTACTCGATGTTCGGCTTCCAGCGCACCGGCGACGGCTTCTGGGCGGCCGCGGACCAGATGACCCGCGGCTTCGTCCTGGGCGCCACCGCGGGCCGCACCACCCTGAACGGTGAGGGCCTCCAGCACGAGGACGGCCACTCCCACCTGATCGCCGCCACCAACCCGGCGGTCGTGGCGTGGGACCCGGCCTTCGCGTTCGAGATCGCGCACATCGTCGAACGCGGCCTGCACCGGATGTACGGCGAGGAGCAGGAGAACGTCTTCTACTACCTGACCGTGTACAACGAGCCGATCCTGCAGCCGGCCGAGCCGGTCGACCTCGACGTCGAGGGCCTGCTCCGCGGCATGTACCGCTACTCGCCGGCGCCGACCGTCGAAGGTGGCGGCATCAAGGCCAACATCCTGGCCTCGGGTACGGGCATGCAGTGGGCGCTCAAGGCCCAGCAGCTGCTCGCGCAGGACTGGGGCGTCGCGGCCGACGTGTGGTCGGTGACGTCCTGGACCGAGCTGCGCCGCGACGCGGTGCAGGCCGAGGAATACAACCTGCTGCACCCGGGCGCGGAGCCGCGGGTGCCCTATGTGCGCCGCAAGCTGGCGGGCGCCGAGGGGCCAGTGGTCGCGGTCAGCGACTTCATGCGGGCGGTTCCTGACCTGATTTCGCGCTGGGTGCCGGGGGATTGGACGTCGCTGGGCACGGACGGCTTCGGCCTGTCGGACACCCGGCACGCGCTGCGCCGCCACTTCCACGTGGACGCGGAATCGGTCGCGGTGGCGACGCTGCGGCAGCTCGCGGTTCGTGGGGAGATCGCCCCTGCGGTCCCGGTGGAAGCGGCCCGCAAGTACGCGATCGACGACGTCAACGCCGCCCCGGTGGGCGAAACCGGCGGCGACTCGTAG
- a CDS encoding YjbQ family protein — MRSEVITVETGRRPTVRDVTAEAQQFVSGEGDGLLHVFVPHATAGIAIIESGSGSDDPDLMTAIDGFLPADDRWRHRHGSPGHGRDHVLPAFVAPYASIPVLRGRLALGTWQSICLVDTNGDNAVRQVRFSFLPG; from the coding sequence ATGCGGAGTGAGGTGATCACGGTCGAGACGGGCCGCCGGCCCACGGTGCGCGACGTGACGGCGGAGGCCCAGCAGTTCGTCTCGGGCGAGGGCGACGGTCTGCTGCACGTGTTCGTGCCGCACGCCACCGCCGGCATCGCGATCATCGAGAGCGGCTCGGGCTCCGACGACCCTGACCTGATGACCGCGATCGACGGTTTCCTGCCGGCCGACGACCGCTGGCGGCACCGGCACGGCTCGCCGGGACACGGGCGCGACCACGTCCTGCCGGCCTTCGTCGCGCCGTACGCCTCGATCCCTGTCCTGCGTGGCCGGCTCGCCCTCGGCACCTGGCAGTCCATCTGCCTGGTCGACACCAACGGCGACAACGCCGTACGACAGGTCCGGTTTTCGTTCCTTCCGGGGTGA
- a CDS encoding thiamine pyrophosphate-dependent enzyme: MLFGVTTPQDLDERFRTAVGALAPGAAELPEGMTGELARALFDAQLTSRHLDLAARWLRSFGEGYYTIGSAGHESNAAVAAALRPTDPAFLHYRSGGFYAARVSQAGVADPVAETARDVLRGVVASASEQIAGGRHKVFGNAALQVVPTTSTIASHLPRAVGTAFAIERLRKVNGNGDSGTPWPADAIVVCSFGDASVNHATATAAFNTAGWITHTGLRLPLLFVCEDNGIGISVKSPQGWVESTLRARPGLRYFAATGDDPAGAYAAAVEATAHVRRARKPAVLHLSTVRFMGHAGADAEVAYRPAADLERDLAHDPVVATARLLVDTGLATPEEILARYDEVGWQVRKVAEEVLGEPKLTSPAEIVATLAPRRAARVARAVSDLSVVSAADRSTAFGGRLPEDAGPFTLAQTINAALADGLLANPKMAVFGEDVALKGGVYGVTKGLRERFGATRVFDTLLDETSILGLGLGAGLAGMLPVPEIQYLAYLHNAEDQLRGEAATMQYFSGGAFRNPMVVRVAGLAYQEGFGGHFHNDNSVAVLRDIPGLVVAVPARADDAAPLLRTCLASAAVDGSVCVFLEPIALYHTRDLYEEGDNEWLAPYLGPASWGDAHVPIGRARVYQVGSAEDLTIITFGNGVRMSLRVAARLVEEGIGARVVDLRWLAPLPVADVIRESSATGRVLVVDETRRSGGVGEGVLAALVDAGYVGSVSRIASVDSFVPLGPAAREVLVAEDAITQGARALLAR; the protein is encoded by the coding sequence ATGCTTTTCGGCGTGACCACGCCGCAAGATCTCGACGAACGGTTCCGGACGGCGGTCGGCGCGCTGGCACCCGGCGCCGCCGAGCTCCCCGAGGGGATGACCGGCGAGCTGGCGCGGGCCCTCTTCGACGCCCAGCTGACCAGCCGCCACCTCGACCTGGCGGCCCGCTGGCTGCGCAGCTTCGGCGAGGGCTACTACACGATCGGGTCGGCGGGGCACGAGAGCAACGCCGCGGTCGCCGCCGCGCTGCGGCCCACCGACCCGGCGTTCCTGCACTACCGGTCGGGCGGGTTCTACGCGGCCCGGGTGAGCCAGGCCGGCGTCGCCGACCCCGTCGCCGAGACCGCCCGTGACGTGCTGCGGGGCGTGGTCGCGTCGGCCAGCGAGCAGATCGCCGGGGGCCGGCACAAGGTGTTCGGCAACGCCGCGCTCCAGGTGGTGCCGACCACCTCGACGATCGCGTCCCACCTGCCCCGCGCGGTCGGCACGGCGTTCGCGATCGAGCGCCTGCGCAAGGTCAACGGCAACGGCGACTCCGGTACGCCCTGGCCGGCCGACGCGATCGTGGTCTGCTCGTTCGGCGACGCGTCGGTCAACCACGCCACCGCCACGGCCGCGTTCAACACCGCCGGCTGGATCACCCACACCGGCCTGCGGCTGCCGCTGCTGTTCGTCTGCGAGGACAACGGCATCGGGATCAGCGTGAAGTCGCCGCAGGGCTGGGTCGAGTCGACGTTGCGGGCCCGGCCGGGCCTGCGCTATTTCGCGGCGACGGGCGACGACCCGGCTGGCGCTTACGCGGCCGCGGTCGAGGCGACCGCCCACGTGCGCCGGGCGCGCAAGCCGGCCGTGCTGCACCTGTCGACCGTGCGGTTCATGGGCCACGCCGGCGCCGACGCGGAGGTCGCCTACCGGCCGGCCGCCGACCTCGAGCGCGACCTGGCCCACGATCCCGTCGTCGCCACCGCCCGGCTGCTGGTCGACACCGGGCTGGCCACGCCGGAGGAGATCCTGGCCCGCTACGACGAGGTGGGCTGGCAGGTCCGCAAGGTCGCCGAGGAGGTGCTGGGCGAGCCCAAGCTGACCAGTCCCGCCGAGATCGTCGCCACGCTGGCGCCCCGGCGGGCGGCGCGGGTGGCCCGGGCCGTGTCCGACTTGTCGGTCGTATCCGCGGCGGACCGCTCGACCGCCTTCGGCGGGCGGCTCCCCGAGGACGCCGGCCCGTTCACCCTGGCCCAGACGATCAACGCCGCGCTCGCCGACGGCCTGCTGGCCAACCCGAAGATGGCGGTGTTCGGCGAGGACGTGGCGCTCAAGGGGGGCGTCTACGGCGTGACCAAGGGCCTGCGCGAGCGCTTCGGGGCGACCCGGGTCTTCGACACGCTGCTCGACGAGACGTCGATCCTCGGCCTCGGGCTCGGCGCGGGCCTGGCCGGGATGCTGCCGGTGCCGGAGATCCAATACCTCGCCTACCTGCACAACGCCGAGGACCAGCTGCGCGGCGAGGCGGCCACCATGCAGTACTTCTCCGGCGGGGCCTTCCGGAACCCCATGGTCGTGCGGGTGGCCGGGCTCGCGTACCAGGAGGGGTTCGGGGGGCACTTCCACAACGACAACTCGGTGGCCGTGCTGCGCGACATCCCGGGCCTGGTGGTGGCGGTGCCCGCCCGGGCCGACGACGCCGCGCCGCTGCTGCGCACCTGCCTGGCCTCGGCCGCCGTCGACGGCAGCGTCTGCGTGTTCCTCGAGCCGATCGCGCTCTACCACACCCGCGACCTCTACGAGGAGGGCGACAACGAGTGGCTCGCGCCCTACCTCGGGCCCGCGTCGTGGGGTGACGCGCACGTGCCGATCGGGCGGGCCCGGGTCTACCAGGTGGGCTCCGCCGAGGACCTGACGATCATCACGTTCGGCAACGGCGTACGGATGTCGCTGCGGGTCGCCGCCCGCCTCGTCGAGGAGGGCATCGGCGCCCGCGTGGTCGACCTGCGCTGGCTCGCCCCGTTGCCGGTCGCCGACGTGATCCGCGAGTCGTCGGCCACGGGTCGCGTACTTGTCGTGGACGAGACACGACGCTCCGGCGGGGTCGGCGAAGGGGTGCTGGCGGCCCTCGTAGACGCCGGATATGTCGGGTCTGTCAGCCGGATCGCGTCCGTCGACTCCTTCGTCCCGCTCGGTCCCGCGGCCAGAGAAGTCCTGGTGGCAGAGGATGCGATCACTCAGGGTGCTCGGGCCCTCCTCGCAAGGTAA
- a CDS encoding DUF3052 domain-containing protein encodes MSATAGQAADGVRSLADRFGIEPGMVVMEMGYDDDVDQDLRDALTDRSGELVDEDTDEVVDAVLLWYRDGDGDLFEMLVDALGPLAGNGVVWLLTPKAGREGHVEPSEITELAPTAGLQQTSTVNAGKDWSAARLVVPRGARKK; translated from the coding sequence GTGAGCGCGACCGCAGGTCAGGCCGCCGACGGCGTACGCAGCCTGGCGGACCGGTTCGGCATCGAGCCGGGGATGGTCGTCATGGAGATGGGGTACGACGACGACGTCGACCAGGATCTCCGCGACGCCCTGACCGACCGCTCCGGTGAGTTGGTCGACGAAGACACCGACGAGGTGGTCGACGCGGTGCTGCTCTGGTACCGCGACGGCGACGGCGACCTCTTCGAGATGCTCGTCGACGCACTCGGCCCGTTGGCCGGCAACGGCGTCGTCTGGCTGCTGACGCCCAAGGCCGGCCGCGAGGGGCACGTCGAGCCGAGCGAGATCACCGAGCTGGCCCCGACCGCCGGGCTGCAGCAGACGTCGACGGTCAACGCCGGCAAGGACTGGAGCGCCGCCCGCCTCGTGGTGCCGCGCGGCGCCCGCAAGAAGTAG
- a CDS encoding peroxiredoxin: MLPVGTPAPDFTLKDQNNQEVRLSSYRGSRAVLLVFYPLAFSGTCGGEMAALNAALPAFASSGVEVLTVSVDSVYSHKIWLERESWSLRMLADFWPHGGVASDYGIFNPSAGFADRGTFLIDRSGVVRWSEHLGPGESRDTSAWLAAVASLSDA, from the coding sequence ATGCTTCCTGTCGGCACGCCGGCGCCGGACTTCACCCTCAAGGACCAGAACAACCAGGAGGTACGACTCTCGTCGTACCGCGGGTCCCGTGCGGTCCTGCTGGTCTTTTATCCGCTGGCCTTCAGCGGCACCTGCGGCGGCGAGATGGCGGCGCTGAACGCGGCGCTGCCCGCGTTCGCCTCCTCGGGTGTCGAGGTGCTGACGGTCAGCGTCGACTCGGTCTACTCGCACAAGATCTGGCTCGAGCGGGAGTCGTGGTCGCTGCGCATGCTGGCCGACTTCTGGCCCCACGGCGGGGTGGCGTCCGATTACGGGATCTTCAATCCCTCCGCCGGCTTCGCCGACCGTGGGACGTTCCTGATCGACCGGTCCGGCGTCGTGCGGTGGTCGGAGCATCTGGGCCCCGGCGAGTCCCGCGACACGTCCGCGTGGCTGGCCGCGGTCGCCTCCCTGTCTGACGCGTGA
- a CDS encoding transcriptional regulator: MTEPFDETIHAPNRLRICAFLDATTEAEFSALRDLLGVADSVLSKHLKVLQDAGHVEMTKPTGRGRVRTWVRLTPTGRTAYRNHVAALRALFDSPITDDQRSG; encoded by the coding sequence ATGACCGAACCGTTCGACGAGACCATCCACGCGCCGAACCGGCTGCGGATCTGCGCGTTCCTCGACGCCACCACCGAGGCGGAGTTCAGCGCGCTCCGCGACCTGCTCGGCGTCGCCGACTCCGTGCTGAGCAAGCACCTCAAGGTCCTGCAGGACGCCGGCCACGTCGAGATGACCAAACCCACCGGCCGCGGCAGAGTGCGGACCTGGGTCAGGCTCACCCCGACCGGCCGAACGGCGTACCGCAACCACGTGGCCGCCCTCCGCGCCCTGTTCGACTCTCCGATCACAGACGATCAACGCTCCGGGTGA
- a CDS encoding GNAT family N-acetyltransferase encodes MRTVASDRLLLRPWRDEDADFLLDLESRWEVVRFLGPNPTTMTTRAEALASIARRRAVDDPIHGIWAITTAADGRVVGNLLLKPVPLSAGESAGGTADVEIGWHLHPDAWGHGYATEAAAAVMDDAFIRGLRRVIAVTNPANTASQAVCRRLGMTHVGRTTRYYGTPKELFEKLAET; translated from the coding sequence ATGCGCACCGTGGCTAGCGACCGCCTTCTGCTTCGGCCCTGGCGCGATGAGGACGCCGACTTCCTCCTCGATCTCGAGTCCCGCTGGGAGGTCGTGCGTTTCCTGGGTCCCAACCCCACGACCATGACCACCCGCGCGGAGGCGCTGGCGTCCATCGCCCGCCGGCGCGCGGTCGACGACCCGATCCACGGGATCTGGGCCATCACCACCGCCGCTGACGGCCGCGTCGTCGGCAACCTCCTGCTCAAGCCGGTCCCCCTCTCGGCCGGGGAATCGGCCGGCGGGACGGCCGACGTCGAGATCGGCTGGCATCTGCATCCGGACGCCTGGGGGCACGGCTACGCCACCGAAGCGGCGGCGGCCGTCATGGACGACGCGTTCATCCGCGGCCTGAGGAGGGTCATCGCGGTCACGAATCCGGCGAACACCGCCTCCCAGGCCGTCTGCCGCCGGCTCGGCATGACGCACGTCGGCCGCACGACGAGGTACTACGGCACGCCCAAGGAGCTCTTCGAGAAGCTGGCCGAGACCTGA
- a CDS encoding gamma-glutamylcyclotransferase family protein has translation MVAEHAVFAYGSLNHPAAAWAQLAGWRRSWTVCTDNTDLSRAVAYYRPGTLERFDGQILFLGIDRAPGSTVRGRLLPVSPDELAELDAREGNYERVDVTAGLDLPHGRTTVWSYVGKASAVRAARRGLARGTAVVWRAYLDRLRELSVDEPLPPHVPVVDLDRRLHGERTDPYGNA, from the coding sequence ATGGTGGCTGAGCACGCGGTCTTCGCGTACGGGTCGCTGAACCATCCGGCGGCCGCCTGGGCGCAGCTCGCCGGCTGGCGTCGGTCGTGGACGGTGTGCACGGACAACACGGATCTGAGCCGGGCCGTGGCCTATTACCGGCCTGGAACGCTCGAGCGCTTCGACGGTCAGATCCTGTTCCTCGGCATCGACCGCGCTCCCGGCTCGACGGTCCGGGGCCGGCTGCTGCCCGTCTCGCCGGACGAGCTGGCCGAGCTCGACGCCAGGGAAGGCAACTACGAGCGCGTCGACGTCACCGCGGGTCTGGACCTGCCGCACGGGCGTACGACCGTGTGGAGCTACGTGGGCAAGGCGTCGGCGGTGCGGGCCGCCCGCCGCGGCCTGGCGCGTGGCACGGCCGTCGTCTGGCGTGCCTACCTGGACCGCCTGCGCGAACTCTCCGTCGACGAGCCGCTGCCACCACACGTGCCGGTGGTCGACCTCGACCGCCGGCTGCACGGCGAGCGGACGGACCCGTACGGGAACGCATGA
- a CDS encoding SigE family RNA polymerase sigma factor gives MDDEERFREFVRNQWAPLLRTAYLLTGDRGTAEDLVQSALEKTHRRWTRILRTDAPEVYVRRVMVNTASSWWRRRRPIEVPLVASDGGAGADAYLQIEQRQQLLAALRRLPPRTQAVLVLRYFEDRSEAETARVLGCSVGSVKSQASRGLARLRLDFADTPPARLQEDPC, from the coding sequence GTGGATGACGAGGAGCGGTTCCGGGAGTTCGTGCGGAACCAGTGGGCGCCGTTGCTGCGGACCGCCTACCTGCTGACCGGCGACCGGGGTACGGCCGAGGACCTGGTGCAGTCGGCGCTGGAGAAGACGCATCGCCGCTGGACCAGGATCCTGCGCACGGACGCCCCCGAGGTGTACGTGCGCCGCGTCATGGTCAACACCGCCAGCTCGTGGTGGCGGCGGCGCCGGCCGATCGAGGTGCCGCTGGTCGCCTCGGACGGCGGGGCCGGCGCCGACGCGTACCTGCAGATCGAGCAGCGGCAGCAGCTCCTGGCGGCGTTGCGGCGGCTGCCACCGCGTACCCAGGCGGTCCTGGTGCTCCGCTACTTCGAGGACCGCAGCGAGGCCGAGACCGCCCGCGTCCTGGGCTGTTCCGTCGGCTCCGTGAAGAGCCAGGCGTCGCGCGGGCTCGCCCGGCTGCGACTCGACTTCGCCGACACACCGCCGGCGCGACTCCAGGAGGACCCATGTTGA
- a CDS encoding glyoxalase superfamily protein, with protein MVQHSDPKQMAKALRGELRARYDVDAAHSECLEIVARQHGVANWNVLAARRPAALPWGAAASTIPVLQIYSVDEALRFYVEFLGFTLDFGGPAGGPGTAYYGQLSRGATTLHVTEVAYEAGPGATVFIWIDGIESLRETLNARREVVPVWGPAVWAPELETAPWGARVLTIADPFGNHLRFNEPTDPAERAALPNWG; from the coding sequence GTGGTTCAGCACAGCGATCCCAAACAGATGGCCAAGGCGTTGCGCGGTGAGTTGCGGGCGCGTTATGACGTCGACGCCGCGCACAGTGAATGCCTCGAGATCGTCGCGCGGCAGCACGGTGTCGCCAACTGGAACGTCCTGGCCGCGCGGCGCCCGGCGGCGCTGCCGTGGGGGGCGGCCGCCTCGACCATCCCGGTTCTGCAGATCTACTCGGTCGACGAGGCGCTGCGGTTCTACGTCGAGTTCCTCGGGTTCACGCTCGACTTCGGTGGGCCGGCCGGTGGGCCCGGGACCGCCTACTACGGGCAGCTGTCCCGGGGCGCCACGACGCTGCACGTGACCGAGGTGGCCTACGAGGCCGGGCCCGGCGCGACGGTGTTCATCTGGATCGACGGGATCGAGAGCCTGCGGGAGACGCTCAACGCGCGGCGCGAGGTGGTTCCGGTCTGGGGGCCGGCCGTCTGGGCGCCCGAGCTCGAGACGGCGCCGTGGGGCGCGCGGGTGTTGACGATCGCCGACCCGTTCGGCAACCACCTGCGCTTCAACGAGCCCACCGACCCGGCGGAGCGGGCGGCTCTCCCGAACTGGGGGTGA
- a CDS encoding GNAT family N-acetyltransferase — translation MSSPALTVNAESVEAELMRRLAVLAPASAAEALGMTSGRVGGGVVISLRHDPAGGFFNRALGLGLTEPVTTDVIAEVLDFHRRHGSPACHVQIAPDLLPPDWAGIAATHQLHVGSALVKVAAEVDDVKPAGTDLRIGPVGADQVDAWAALTWELFEIPNPHLAAAVAAVARTDSSQAFAAWDGDVMVGVANLFMHGETAQLNSGATRATHRRRGVQSALIAERTAWAADAGCRWVVTEAEKPAVEGGNQSLNNMIRAGFTPLYERPNWIWRP, via the coding sequence ATGTCGTCTCCTGCCCTGACCGTCAACGCCGAGTCGGTCGAGGCCGAGCTGATGCGTCGGCTGGCCGTGCTCGCGCCCGCGTCGGCGGCGGAGGCGCTCGGCATGACCAGCGGCCGGGTCGGCGGCGGCGTGGTCATCTCGCTCCGGCACGACCCGGCCGGCGGGTTCTTCAACCGGGCCTTGGGGCTCGGGCTCACCGAGCCCGTCACCACCGACGTGATCGCCGAGGTGCTCGACTTCCATCGGCGGCACGGCAGCCCGGCCTGCCACGTCCAGATCGCGCCGGATCTCCTGCCGCCCGACTGGGCCGGGATCGCGGCCACCCACCAGCTCCACGTGGGCAGCGCGCTCGTGAAGGTCGCGGCCGAGGTCGACGACGTGAAGCCGGCCGGGACCGACCTGCGGATCGGACCGGTCGGCGCCGACCAGGTCGACGCGTGGGCGGCGCTCACCTGGGAGCTGTTCGAGATCCCGAACCCGCATCTGGCGGCGGCGGTGGCGGCGGTCGCGCGTACCGACAGCTCGCAGGCCTTCGCCGCCTGGGACGGTGACGTGATGGTCGGCGTGGCCAATCTGTTCATGCACGGCGAGACGGCGCAGCTCAACTCCGGCGCGACCCGGGCCACCCACCGCCGCCGCGGGGTCCAGTCGGCGTTGATCGCCGAGCGCACGGCCTGGGCGGCCGACGCCGGCTGCCGCTGGGTGGTCACCGAGGCCGAGAAGCCGGCGGTCGAGGGCGGCAACCAGTCACTGAACAACATGATCAGAGCCGGATTCACCCCGTTGTACGAGCGTCCCAACTGGATCTGGCGACCCTGA
- a CDS encoding isocitrate lyase/phosphoenolpyruvate mutase family protein, translating into MTAHHRFRDLHRPGQPLVLPNAWDAATARLVADAGAAAVATTSAGVAWSLGVGDGGRLGRDRAVDLVARVVAAVGVPVSADIEDGYGDVAGTVRGVLAAGAVGVNLEDGEASRAQHAARIAEARRAAGPELFVNARIDTYLRSLGDPADRLRETLARAGAYVAAGADGVFVPGVADAETIAALVAGVPAPLNVMVGPGSLSVGELAGLGVARVSAGAAIALAAHAATRRAAEELLTTGTYAALDSGLDFATTDTLMR; encoded by the coding sequence ATGACCGCACACCACCGTTTCCGTGACCTGCACCGCCCCGGCCAGCCGCTCGTGCTGCCCAACGCCTGGGACGCCGCCACCGCCCGGCTCGTGGCCGACGCCGGGGCCGCCGCCGTCGCCACGACCAGCGCCGGCGTCGCCTGGAGCCTCGGCGTCGGCGACGGCGGCCGGCTCGGTCGCGACCGGGCCGTCGACCTCGTCGCCCGGGTCGTCGCGGCGGTCGGGGTGCCGGTGAGCGCCGACATCGAGGACGGGTACGGCGACGTCGCCGGCACCGTCCGCGGCGTGCTGGCGGCCGGGGCCGTCGGGGTCAACCTGGAGGACGGCGAGGCGTCGCGGGCGCAGCACGCCGCGCGGATCGCCGAGGCCCGGCGGGCGGCCGGCCCGGAGCTGTTCGTCAACGCGCGGATCGACACTTACCTGCGGTCGCTCGGCGATCCGGCCGACCGGCTGCGGGAGACGCTCGCACGGGCCGGCGCCTACGTCGCGGCCGGGGCGGACGGCGTGTTCGTGCCGGGCGTCGCCGACGCCGAGACGATCGCCGCGCTCGTGGCCGGGGTGCCGGCGCCGCTCAACGTGATGGTCGGGCCCGGGTCGCTGTCCGTCGGCGAGCTCGCGGGGCTGGGTGTGGCCCGGGTCAGCGCCGGCGCCGCGATCGCCCTGGCCGCCCACGCCGCCACCCGGCGGGCGGCCGAGGAGCTGCTGACCACCGGCACCTACGCCGCCCTCGACAGCGGCCTGGACTTCGCGACGACGGACACGCTGATGCGCTGA